The segment CCAAAAGATACCAGAGCATATGCCGATAATTAAGATAAGCGGTGACAGCTCAGGCCTTGCAATTAAATAAACAACTAAAGAGAATAACAGCGCACCGATTGTTGTTCCTAAGGTTTGGCTGTATGCTCCCCCACCTATTTTTACATTAAGTAACACGATGCTGCCCCAAAACAGAGCAGGAAGTATAGCTAGAAAAAACTCCACGTAAATCATACCTACTTTCTTGTTATATCGTATAAATTCCCCTAAATGGTCAAATCTAATCAGCATATTTGCTGGAATTTTAGCAAGCCAGATATTTGGCAAATAAAAAAGCCCAAAATCACAGTATGCGGATTCCAGGCCACTCCTAACAGCTATTCCATTTTCTGAAGCTTATCTTCTAATATACAAATCGCTTTATGGCACTCACTGTCACTAATGGAGGCTTTCAGTTCGCCAATCGCCATCTGTACTAAGTGCTTGCGGCGGTTTTCCGGCTCTACAAGCTCTTCTTCAACAAACTCGACTAATTCCTCGTATTTTTTTTGCTCTTCCACATTTTGCACACTGTTTTTTATCATCAACTTAAGCGACTCGATCACACAAGATATATTTTTGCTGTCTGTATGCCTGTCATTTTCCGCACTGTCTGACAGCCACTTTAACAATAAATCTGGAGACAGCAGGCGGTCACCTTTTTTGGAAACGTCTTCGACCATTCCTATAATTCTGTTCACACTATATTGAACAATCTTATGGACATCTGTATGGCGCTGCTTATCTAATGAATAAAAATAAATCAAATTGTGAAGATTTCCTGTCAGCATGACTGCACAATCAAGCAAATAAGGCTTTTTATCAATACCACAAATATCCATCAAACGATTATACAGCCAATTAATTTCTTGAATACGTCTCCTATTCAAAAATTGCTTTAGCTCAGGATCGTTTGTAAACAAAATTTCTTCGAATAAGGAAATAATCTTATACTGGTTATTTGTATTTATCAGTAATTCAATTTGCTGGATAAAAATAGCCAATGACGACTTATCCTGTCCTACCATTAGGTTCTTGCGCTTTTCGC is part of the Niallia taxi genome and harbors:
- a CDS encoding TetR/AcrR family transcriptional regulator, with the translated sequence MNNRKKHVLNKAHELFIEKGFQATSIQEILDSSGISKGTFYNYFSSKNELLISIFKEIYSELGEKRKNLMVGQDKSSLAIFIQQIELLINTNNQYKIISLFEEILFTNDPELKQFLNRRRIQEINWLYNRLMDICGIDKKPYLLDCAVMLTGNLHNLIYFYSLDKQRHTDVHKIVQYSVNRIIGMVEDVSKKGDRLLSPDLLLKWLSDSAENDRHTDSKNISCVIESLKLMIKNSVQNVEEQKKYEELVEFVEEELVEPENRRKHLVQMAIGELKASISDSECHKAICILEDKLQKME